The Pseudomonas berkeleyensis genome includes a region encoding these proteins:
- the rnk gene encoding nucleoside diphosphate kinase regulator — protein MNNTPTITITRLDLQRLERLLDSLDEFGPGAVALQAELDRAEVVGHDEVPAGVVTMNSRVHCREESSGKDYHLTLVYPQDAGGEGKVSILAPVGCALLGLSVGQHIDWPAPGGKQLKLTLLEVEYQPEAAGEYDR, from the coding sequence ATGAACAACACACCTACCATCACCATTACCCGCCTCGACCTGCAGCGCCTGGAGCGCTTGCTCGACAGTCTGGACGAGTTCGGGCCCGGCGCGGTTGCATTGCAGGCCGAGCTGGATCGTGCCGAGGTGGTGGGGCACGACGAGGTGCCGGCAGGGGTGGTGACCATGAATTCGCGCGTGCACTGCCGTGAAGAAAGCAGCGGCAAGGATTATCACCTGACCCTGGTCTACCCGCAGGATGCGGGTGGCGAAGGCAAGGTCAGCATCCTCGCGCCAGTAGGTTGCGCGCTGCTCGGTCTGTCCGTGGGGCAGCATATCGACTGGCCGGCACCCGGCGGCAAGCAGCTCAAGCTGACCCTGCTGGAAGTCGAATATCAGCCGGAAGCCGCAGGCGAATACGACCGCTGA
- a CDS encoding substrate-binding periplasmic protein produces the protein MACPLPRIAALLALLLPLLWAGAPLAETPRIGAEDDWYPYTAWRNERVEGMSADIVRAAFAASATAIELAPYPYSRCMELARSGSLAACFNTTPDSRIKAQFLLPQEMLFSDDIILWGRAGERPVSDLEDLVGKRVAVTIGYTYGERFDNYPNIQRIPVRRDLNGFLMLQRGRVDYVVAFRGTTQALLDDNPELVGQFSPLATVYRPQLYLTFSRHHPQARELLQRFDAGMRQIRQDGTYQQILAHWQLSDGQTTAHGSTLNERHNKKAELP, from the coding sequence ATGGCCTGTCCGTTGCCACGCATCGCTGCATTGCTCGCCCTGCTGCTGCCATTGCTCTGGGCCGGCGCGCCGTTGGCCGAGACGCCCCGCATCGGTGCCGAGGACGATTGGTATCCCTACACCGCCTGGCGCAATGAGCGGGTCGAGGGCATGTCGGCGGATATCGTGCGCGCGGCCTTCGCCGCCAGCGCGACCGCCATCGAGCTGGCGCCCTACCCCTATTCGCGCTGCATGGAGCTGGCCCGCTCAGGCAGCCTGGCGGCCTGCTTCAACACCACCCCCGACTCACGCATCAAAGCGCAGTTTCTGCTGCCGCAGGAGATGTTGTTCAGCGACGACATCATCCTGTGGGGCCGCGCCGGCGAGCGGCCGGTCAGCGACCTCGAAGACCTCGTCGGCAAACGGGTGGCCGTGACCATCGGCTACACCTATGGCGAGCGCTTCGACAACTACCCGAACATCCAGCGCATCCCCGTACGCCGCGACCTCAACGGTTTCCTCATGCTGCAGCGGGGACGCGTGGACTATGTCGTCGCCTTTCGTGGCACCACCCAGGCACTTCTGGACGATAACCCGGAGCTGGTCGGGCAATTCAGCCCCTTGGCGACGGTATACCGCCCGCAACTGTACCTGACCTTTTCCCGCCACCATCCGCAGGCCAGAGAACTCCTGCAGCGCTTTGACGCCGGCATGCGGCAGATCCGCCAGGATGGCACTTACCAGCAGATTCTCGCGCACTGGCAGCTTTCCGACGGGCAAACCACGGCGCATGGCTCTACACTGAACGAACGCCATAATAAAAAAGCGGAGTTACCATGA
- a CDS encoding sn-glycerol-3-phosphate transporter gives MRYTLPTTLLLSLLATPVLANEGDHWQLQTSVYTRHYHPEPDHNNHQRLIGLERGYASGNLWGGAVFRNSFDQNSQYAYVGRRFESDRHPFYAKLTGGLLHGYRGEYRDKIPLNHLGVAPAIIPSLGVQSHGMAAELVLLGNAALMVNLGLRL, from the coding sequence ATGCGTTACACACTCCCTACGACCCTGCTACTGAGTTTGCTGGCAACGCCGGTATTGGCCAACGAAGGCGATCACTGGCAGTTGCAGACCAGCGTTTACACCCGCCACTACCACCCAGAGCCTGACCACAACAATCACCAGCGCCTGATCGGTCTGGAACGTGGTTATGCCTCCGGCAACCTCTGGGGCGGGGCTGTTTTTCGTAACTCGTTCGACCAAAATTCGCAGTACGCCTACGTAGGCCGTCGCTTCGAAAGCGACCGCCACCCGTTCTATGCCAAGCTGACCGGCGGTCTGTTGCACGGTTACCGTGGCGAGTACCGCGACAAGATCCCACTCAACCATCTGGGCGTGGCACCCGCCATCATTCCCTCGCTGGGCGTGCAAAGCCACGGCATGGCGGCGGAACTGGTGCTGCTGGGTAACGCCGCGCTGATGGTCAACCTCGGCCTGCGCCTTTGA
- the cyaY gene encoding iron donor protein CyaY, with amino-acid sequence MSLSEARFHDLVDATQQTVEDIFDDSGLDVDLENSAGVLTVRFENGSQLIFSRQEPIRQLWLAARSGGFHFDYDESSERWICDTSDEQLGEMLVRITLEQCGAELEFDEL; translated from the coding sequence ATGAGCCTGAGCGAAGCCCGCTTCCACGATCTGGTCGATGCCACCCAGCAGACGGTGGAAGACATCTTCGACGACAGCGGTCTGGACGTCGATCTGGAGAACAGCGCTGGTGTACTCACTGTGCGTTTCGAAAATGGCAGCCAACTGATCTTCAGCCGCCAGGAGCCGATTCGTCAGCTGTGGCTGGCCGCCCGTTCCGGTGGTTTCCACTTTGATTACGATGAAAGCAGCGAGCGCTGGATCTGCGACACCAGCGATGAGCAGTTGGGCGAGATGCTGGTGCGTATCACGCTCGAGCAGTGCGGTGCCGAACTGGAGTTCGATGAGCTCTGA
- the lptM gene encoding LPS translocon maturation chaperone LptM: MKRLTLALLAAVCLLAGCGQKGPLYLPGDDNAGNSRDRFEL; the protein is encoded by the coding sequence ATGAAGCGACTGACCCTCGCGCTCCTCGCCGCCGTTTGCCTGCTGGCCGGCTGCGGTCAGAAAGGCCCGCTGTACCTGCCGGGCGATGACAACGCCGGCAACAGCCGAGACCGTTTCGAACTCTGA
- a CDS encoding AraC family transcriptional regulator yields MDNPAILAGSVSVAYLQGLIDHLQRQGVAPEVLLAHAQLTPEVLAQRDQRVAASAYLALLGEGVRLSGDGCLGLHLGEAVRPGYYGVLGYLIMSCATLADALHRQARYAALVGNLGVVGLDDEPSRPGCEPLVAHSWQPLLPQQQRQLSEETLAGWVSFGRWISGLDIAPTEVRFQHPAPADTSEHQRIFRCPVLFGQADNALIFPKRLLGVPLGQADAQVQGTLDAYADRLLGELKQGHHVLDQARLQLARQLPEQGPDLEAIASALALSPRTLQRRLREAGLSFSQLVDETRQQLALHYLRDPALELAEIAFLVGFSEPGSLARAFRRWTGTSPGEYRRHLCS; encoded by the coding sequence ATGGATAATCCCGCGATTCTCGCTGGTTCGGTTTCGGTGGCCTACCTGCAAGGTCTGATCGATCATTTGCAGCGCCAGGGGGTGGCCCCCGAGGTGCTGCTCGCCCATGCCCAGCTGACGCCCGAGGTACTGGCGCAGCGCGATCAGCGCGTGGCTGCCAGCGCTTATCTGGCATTGCTCGGCGAAGGCGTGCGACTGAGCGGTGACGGCTGCCTGGGCCTGCACCTGGGTGAAGCCGTGCGGCCCGGCTACTACGGCGTGCTTGGTTATCTGATCATGAGTTGCGCCACGCTGGCCGATGCCCTGCACCGGCAGGCGCGTTACGCTGCGTTGGTCGGCAATCTGGGAGTGGTCGGTCTCGACGACGAGCCGTCGCGGCCTGGCTGCGAGCCTTTGGTGGCCCACAGCTGGCAACCGCTCTTGCCGCAACAGCAGCGTCAGTTGAGTGAGGAAACCCTGGCCGGTTGGGTCAGTTTCGGGCGCTGGATCAGTGGCCTGGACATTGCGCCGACCGAGGTGCGTTTTCAGCATCCGGCGCCGGCTGACACCTCCGAGCATCAGCGCATCTTTCGTTGCCCTGTGCTGTTCGGTCAGGCGGACAACGCGTTGATCTTCCCCAAACGGCTGCTTGGTGTGCCGCTCGGCCAGGCCGATGCGCAGGTGCAGGGCACGCTCGATGCCTACGCTGATCGTCTGCTCGGTGAGCTCAAGCAGGGCCATCACGTGCTCGACCAGGCGCGTCTGCAACTGGCCCGGCAGTTGCCCGAGCAGGGGCCTGATCTGGAAGCCATTGCCAGCGCGCTGGCGCTCAGTCCGCGCACCTTGCAGCGGCGTCTGCGTGAAGCTGGCCTCTCGTTTAGTCAATTGGTGGATGAAACCCGCCAGCAACTGGCGTTGCACTATCTGCGTGATCCGGCGCTGGAACTGGCGGAAATCGCCTTTCTGGTCGGATTCAGCGAGCCTGGTTCGCTGGCCCGCGCATTTCGTCGCTGGACGGGAACGAGCCCGGGCGAGTACCGTCGCCACCTTTGCAGCTAG
- a CDS encoding lipase family protein: MSSLPLYFPPTYQLSRALLCAELVMAAYDQYEQWLAQQRPRKPEQFHWRQPSLEGWQLSAPIWSVLSEWHVLNESEPFGFAARDPQGDCYLVFRGTESVQDWLDDLDLDQRDYPWQANVGLVHDGFLKLYTSLRDQALLALDDLQPQARLWACGHSLGSTLSTLAVPDLLQRWPLLLLQHYNFASPRVASPAFANYYNALAVPTYRLVNDSDLVPEVPPADSDRWFYQHLGLPVTFTASYGGVAANHSMGDCYLYALNNPDAPMKS; this comes from the coding sequence ATGTCCAGTCTGCCCCTGTATTTCCCGCCGACCTACCAGCTCTCGCGCGCCCTGCTCTGCGCTGAACTGGTGATGGCCGCCTACGATCAGTACGAGCAATGGCTGGCGCAGCAGCGCCCACGCAAGCCCGAACAGTTCCATTGGAGACAGCCGTCTCTGGAAGGCTGGCAACTCTCTGCGCCGATCTGGAGTGTGCTCAGTGAGTGGCACGTGCTCAATGAGTCCGAGCCCTTCGGTTTCGCCGCCCGTGACCCGCAAGGCGATTGCTACCTGGTGTTCCGGGGCACCGAGTCGGTACAGGACTGGCTCGATGATCTCGACCTGGATCAGCGCGACTACCCCTGGCAAGCCAATGTCGGCCTGGTGCACGACGGCTTTCTCAAACTCTACACATCCCTGCGCGACCAGGCCCTGCTGGCACTGGATGACCTGCAACCACAAGCGCGCCTGTGGGCATGTGGCCACAGTCTGGGCAGTACCCTGAGCACGCTGGCCGTGCCGGATCTGCTTCAGCGCTGGCCTCTGCTGCTGTTGCAGCATTACAACTTCGCCAGCCCGCGCGTGGCCTCGCCGGCCTTCGCCAATTACTACAACGCTCTGGCCGTGCCGACCTATCGTCTGGTCAACGATAGCGACCTGGTGCCCGAGGTGCCGCCGGCGGACAGTGATCGCTGGTTCTACCAGCACCTGGGCCTGCCTGTGACCTTCACCGCCAGCTATGGGGGCGTCGCGGCCAACCACAGCATGGGCGACTGTTACCTCTACGCGCTGAACAATCCTGATGCGCCAATGAAAAGCTAG
- a CDS encoding DUF1289 domain-containing protein, translated as MSSEPGEAPLASPCRRQCCLDERDQCIGCGRTLQEILDWGSADNARRRDICQAAIERLRQRKPAP; from the coding sequence ATGAGCTCTGAGCCCGGCGAGGCGCCGCTGGCCTCGCCATGCCGGCGCCAGTGTTGCCTGGACGAGCGCGACCAGTGCATTGGCTGTGGTCGTACCCTGCAGGAGATTCTCGACTGGGGTTCGGCCGACAATGCCCGGCGCCGGGATATCTGCCAGGCGGCCATCGAGCGTTTGCGCCAGCGCAAGCCAGCCCCCTGA
- a CDS encoding TIGR02647 family protein — MKSFNTDLIDELEILALYNLDNHQEGLKVHNNASFKAQGAITRLYEKGLVSQADGGYLTSLGIDAAEHAQALLTILSTRQTTPA, encoded by the coding sequence ATGAAGTCATTCAATACTGACCTGATCGACGAGCTGGAAATCCTCGCCCTGTACAACCTGGACAATCATCAGGAAGGGCTGAAGGTGCACAACAACGCTTCGTTCAAGGCTCAGGGCGCCATCACCCGCCTTTACGAGAAGGGCCTGGTGAGCCAGGCCGATGGCGGTTATCTGACCAGCCTGGGCATCGATGCCGCCGAACATGCACAAGCCCTGCTGACGATTCTTTCCACCCGGCAAACCACCCCCGCTTAA
- a CDS encoding class I adenylate cyclase, producing the protein MTRNHEIRPDLDDGIDRKVLAQLRARFLKINQGRLQRAMEALSTRQQLVLKLLPLLLHVNHPLLPGYVSASTPAGLSGFEPDDDSLAEVQRLTRSFVYKPRRGQGAAPLHGLFLMGSLGTVAQAEQSDMDLWLCHAPTLTAQELQDLRKKCDLLESWAATQGAEVHVFLVDPQRFTQGAREAQLTSDDCGTTQHYLLLDEFYRTAIWLGGRTPIWWLVPVYEENRYHDYCRTLLSKRFVREDDVLDLGHLAQIPPQEFVGAGMWQLYKGIESPYKSALKLLLTEVYASEHPQVECLALRFKQTVFEGRLDLDELDPYIVVYRRLEEYLGNRGDRERLELVRRCLYLKVNKKISRPPARGRSKSWQRLLLERLTAEWGWETRQLAVLDSRSQWKVRQVAAERRVLVNELTYSYRFLTQFARSAQVGSSLNNRDLNVLGRRLYAAFERKAGKVEFINPGIAPDLAEDTLTLVQQPSSETPNEYQWALFSGNLSAQEWPDFAPIKRTRELIELLAWCHRNGVIDASTRLSQHPGSSDLTDFELSNLIGSLQQCFPLPPPPVEEAALLRASVPSRVLLLVNVGVDPLKQHSQMNVHMTTGRTDALGYSGVRENLVLTLDQVSLNSWNELQVARYDGEDALLDCLSDLLNSLPLDGPVPEVQVRCYCRNRAVAIATRVEELLRDLLGSYASGQPSRYLVQVRQHYHVLQLAPGQVRHTALGDLPALLDHLGAEQELYSPLNLDRYALEGNDLALILPMGKPQSIQVFYRLNEQNNEAELTVLDEHNALWRRRLPYRDEQSLLTPLQRFLQSLLYRRNAQLPLDNPAGDVPLDVLYHQLLPDAPLRAQSVERRPPPQAPLSHPFYDVQAIVEPGDGRQRHVTLYCNHREFSELEYGRDLYRAVAQHILAQRSGGERYPFYITDLDLSAVLAGQQAQTVHYLRYKSELEDALNTALQQV; encoded by the coding sequence ATGACGCGCAATCACGAAATCCGCCCGGACCTCGACGACGGCATCGACCGCAAGGTGCTCGCACAACTGCGCGCACGTTTCCTCAAGATCAACCAGGGCCGCCTGCAGCGGGCCATGGAAGCACTGTCTACACGCCAGCAACTGGTGCTCAAGCTGTTGCCGTTGTTACTGCACGTCAACCACCCGCTGCTCCCCGGCTACGTTTCCGCCAGCACCCCGGCAGGCCTCAGTGGCTTCGAACCGGACGACGACAGCCTGGCCGAAGTCCAGCGCCTGACCCGCTCATTCGTTTACAAGCCCCGTCGTGGCCAGGGCGCTGCACCGCTGCATGGCCTGTTCCTGATGGGCAGCCTGGGCACCGTGGCGCAAGCCGAGCAGAGCGACATGGATCTGTGGCTATGCCACGCGCCGACCCTGACCGCGCAGGAGCTGCAGGATCTGCGCAAGAAATGCGATCTGCTGGAAAGCTGGGCCGCCACCCAGGGTGCCGAGGTGCATGTCTTTCTGGTCGATCCGCAGCGCTTCACCCAGGGCGCGCGCGAAGCACAGCTGACCTCGGACGACTGCGGCACCACCCAGCACTATCTGCTGCTCGACGAGTTCTACCGCACCGCCATCTGGCTCGGCGGGCGCACGCCGATCTGGTGGTTGGTGCCGGTGTACGAGGAAAACCGCTACCACGACTACTGCCGCACCCTGCTGAGCAAGCGCTTCGTACGCGAGGATGACGTGCTCGATCTCGGCCACCTGGCGCAGATCCCGCCGCAGGAGTTCGTCGGTGCCGGCATGTGGCAGCTATACAAGGGCATCGAGTCGCCCTACAAGTCTGCCCTCAAACTGCTGCTGACCGAGGTTTACGCCAGCGAACACCCCCAGGTCGAGTGCCTGGCGTTGCGCTTCAAGCAGACCGTATTCGAAGGCCGTCTCGATCTCGACGAGCTCGATCCTTACATCGTGGTCTACCGCCGCCTGGAGGAGTACCTCGGCAACCGTGGCGATCGCGAACGTCTGGAACTGGTGCGGCGCTGCCTGTACCTGAAGGTGAACAAGAAGATCAGCCGGCCACCGGCGCGCGGCCGCAGCAAGAGCTGGCAGCGCCTGTTGCTGGAACGCCTGACCGCTGAGTGGGGCTGGGAAACCCGACAACTTGCCGTGCTCGACAGCCGCAGCCAGTGGAAGGTACGCCAGGTCGCCGCCGAGCGCCGCGTACTGGTCAACGAGCTGACCTACAGCTACCGCTTCCTCACCCAGTTCGCCCGCAGTGCCCAGGTCGGCAGCTCATTGAACAACCGCGATCTCAACGTCCTGGGCCGGCGTCTGTACGCCGCCTTCGAACGCAAGGCCGGCAAGGTGGAATTCATCAACCCCGGCATCGCCCCGGATCTGGCCGAAGACACTCTCACCCTGGTGCAACAACCGAGCAGCGAAACGCCGAACGAATACCAGTGGGCGCTGTTCAGCGGCAACCTCAGCGCCCAGGAATGGCCGGATTTCGCGCCGATCAAACGCACCCGCGAACTGATCGAACTACTTGCCTGGTGCCACCGCAATGGCGTGATCGACGCCAGCACCCGGCTGTCGCAACATCCAGGCAGCAGCGACCTGACCGACTTCGAACTGTCCAACCTGATCGGCAGCCTGCAACAATGCTTCCCCCTGCCTCCACCGCCCGTGGAGGAAGCAGCACTGCTGCGCGCGAGCGTACCCAGCCGGGTACTGTTATTGGTCAACGTGGGTGTCGACCCGCTCAAGCAGCACAGCCAGATGAACGTGCACATGACCACCGGGCGCACCGATGCACTCGGCTATTCCGGCGTGCGCGAGAACCTGGTGCTGACCCTCGACCAGGTCAGCCTCAATAGCTGGAACGAGTTGCAGGTCGCTCGCTATGACGGCGAGGACGCGCTGCTCGACTGCCTCAGCGACCTGCTCAACAGCCTGCCGCTGGATGGCCCCGTGCCCGAGGTGCAAGTGCGCTGCTACTGCCGCAACCGCGCAGTAGCCATCGCGACCCGGGTCGAAGAGCTACTGCGCGACCTGCTTGGCAGCTACGCCAGCGGTCAGCCATCACGCTACCTGGTACAGGTGCGCCAGCATTACCACGTTCTGCAGTTGGCGCCCGGCCAAGTGCGCCACACCGCGCTGGGTGACCTGCCGGCGCTGCTCGATCACCTCGGCGCCGAGCAAGAGCTGTACAGCCCGCTGAATCTGGATCGCTACGCCCTCGAAGGCAATGATCTGGCACTGATCCTGCCTATGGGCAAGCCGCAATCGATCCAGGTTTTCTATCGCCTGAACGAACAGAACAACGAAGCCGAACTGACCGTACTCGACGAGCACAACGCACTCTGGCGCAGGCGCCTGCCCTACCGCGACGAGCAGAGCCTGCTCACGCCGCTGCAGCGTTTCCTGCAATCCCTGCTGTACCGGCGCAACGCCCAGTTGCCGCTGGATAATCCTGCCGGCGATGTACCTCTGGACGTGCTTTACCACCAGTTGCTACCCGATGCGCCATTGCGCGCACAGAGTGTGGAGCGCCGCCCGCCACCTCAGGCGCCGCTCAGCCATCCCTTCTACGATGTGCAGGCGATCGTCGAGCCGGGGGACGGGCGTCAGCGTCACGTCACCCTGTATTGCAACCACCGCGAATTTTCCGAGCTGGAATACGGCCGCGATCTGTATCGCGCCGTGGCGCAGCACATTCTTGCCCAGCGCTCCGGTGGTGAACGCTACCCCTTCTACATCACCGATCTGGATCTTTCCGCCGTGCTCGCGGGGCAGCAGGCGCAGACCGTGCATTACCTGCGCTACAAGAGCGAACTGGAAGATGCCTTGAACACCGCCTTGCAGCAGGTCTAG
- a CDS encoding GNAT family N-acetyltransferase: MSLHIRPATADDAELILRFITELAIYEKAEHEVKTDAAGIRDSLFAEGSTAHGLICEHEGQPIGYAVYFFNYSTWLGKHGLYLEDLYISPEARGLGAGKAMLRHLAQLAVARGCGRFEWSVLDWNKPAIDFYESFGARPQSEWVGYRLTGQALLDFAAGNQ, encoded by the coding sequence ATGTCCCTGCATATCCGCCCCGCTACCGCTGACGACGCCGAACTGATCCTGCGCTTCATCACCGAGCTGGCCATCTACGAGAAGGCCGAGCACGAGGTGAAGACCGATGCCGCCGGTATTCGCGACAGCCTGTTCGCCGAAGGCAGCACCGCCCATGGCCTGATCTGCGAGCACGAGGGTCAGCCCATCGGCTATGCGGTGTACTTCTTCAACTACTCCACCTGGCTGGGCAAACACGGCCTGTATCTGGAAGACCTCTACATCAGCCCCGAAGCTCGTGGCCTGGGCGCAGGCAAGGCCATGCTGCGCCATCTGGCACAACTGGCCGTGGCACGCGGTTGTGGTCGCTTCGAGTGGTCGGTACTGGACTGGAACAAACCCGCCATCGACTTCTACGAATCCTTCGGCGCCCGTCCGCAAAGCGAGTGGGTCGGCTATCGCCTGACCGGCCAGGCCCTTTTGGATTTTGCTGCTGGCAATCAATGA